In Corvus moneduloides isolate bCorMon1 chromosome 6, bCorMon1.pri, whole genome shotgun sequence, the sequence CCCCAGCTATGCCAAACAGAGGGAAGATTTTGTTGAGACCATGCAACTCATTTCACTGGTGGTTGTATATATATGATGAATTAAGAATCCTTCACAGAATTATTCAGAAGGGAAAGCTTGGATGCTGAAGAGGTGCTCCAAGGactgcttctgctttccctgcctgcacATCCAGAGCCTACATGGCTGGAAAAACTGCTCCACAGCAAAGtcttttccttcattcctttcAATGTAAATCCAGTTTTAAATCATTTTATGTTCAAGGTTCAAATTCTGTGGTCACCAGAGATGGGGCATTGAGGTAAATTTGCAGATAATTTGGGTAGTGGCCCATATTGAAGGTGTGTGGCTTCTAAACCTAATTAGAGGTGTAGTTTGTTGCAGGAAAAATTATTGATACACAAGGAAGATTTTATTCAGAGACATCTGTAGGttggcagctgtgccagccatgTCTGTTCTTCTAAGTAACGGAAGCCACACAGCCAGGAATAGCAACGTTTTAGTGACAAGTGTTGAGAATATTAGTTGAATTGcactatgaaaatattttcattatttttattattactgttCTGCAAGCGGATTTGAGATACGTGCATGCCTATGTCTGCGAGCAGatgagctggagagggagggctgttatttttatttttttcaatcacACCTCCTTAGCATTTTGTACATATCAGCATTCTAGCCGAGTGATTTGCTAATTGCACTGGAAGACCCACTTTAAATTCAGGAATACTGAAACTTTGAAACTGTAACATTTTGACTGGCGAGAATGACcagtcttcttttctctttcgCAGTGAGCTAGTTGAAGGAAGCTGGCATTGTCGCAGAGTGAAAGCTCTGCAGAAGTGCCGCAGGTTTTTCATATGGAAATGTGAAATAATGGGGTGATTAAATAGAGCTGTATATTAAAGTACATCTGACATTAGAATTAGCATAATGTGCTCTAGCCCTAGGCTGAGTACTTTATTTGCCATCTGCGTCGGACCAAAATCCCCTGGGGAAGCgctaaaatattctgaataaaCTCAGCCCGAGTTCTTATTGAGAGTAAAATACCATTTGTGGCACGTCGTATTGATTCGTCTTAATTGCGGTGCAGAAAAGAACATTCAGTTGCTGATGACTTTTGTACTCTGTGACAAGTCGGCTGGAGTTATTCTAACACTGCAGTTGGTTAACCTGAACAGACTGTCGTGctcagagaaggagaaaaccTTATCTTCGGTAGCATAAACTATAGTATCATCTTCCGGCTTTACTCCTTTCTATCTCGATGGagtgtctttttatttttttttttcttttttattattccctGAAAATAGCAGCCAACGAACTGGAGGGAAAATGGGGCTTCATTGAATCAGTCCAAGGAAATTCACATTCTTACCTAGTTGTTCTCTGCGGTCCCCCTCCCTACACTTCCACCCCCATATCGTCTTAAAAAAAATCCGGGAACATCTGACCAGCTTTCATCTAAGGGAGTGAAAATCAGTGGAACTTGTCCTTGAGGATCCATCTCCGGAACCATTAGTTCAAGAGATTTATTATGTATATTCAGTAAAAAGCTGTGGCTTCTCCTGTGCATAAGCCCACAGTCTTATTTGGTTGTAATGGTTTGATTTTTGTCAACTCTCCACTCAAATAGGTTGCTGAATACCTTTGAAAAAGTGCTTATAACATGcataaaagataaatatttcatctgaaggaaaatactttGATGCTCCATGCAATTCTGTAACATTCATAAGGTCCAGTTTTTACCCTATAATTGCCTATCATTATACACAATTTACATATTCAAACATTCTCTACAAACCTTAGTCTAGCATGTTTTTATTACAAATTCAGATCAAGGGAATAACCTTTAACTTCAGAGACAAATGAGACAAATTTACAAGTGCATGTCtgctgttttcttgtgttttataAATCCCTGCAGACCTGAACACTTTTGCTATAACGCCACTCAGAACAATATACATATATTACTACTTGTTTGTAGTGCTGCGGTAATGAGTCCCCTTTGTATTAGATAACCTATATAATTCAGCATCTAGGCCCTCCATAACGTCAATTATCTCCTCATAGCTAAATGTACATTCCATTAAAACAAGATTTACAGCCTTTACAATACTTCTTAGGCTTGAATGTGGAGATTTTGTGGATTTAAAGAAGCAGAGATGGGAGCTAGCATTTGTTAAAGAAGCaatgaattaaaacaaaaatgctatGTCTTTTACTAACTATGAATAGGCACCTAATACCCTTAAGAAATAGCTGTAGTAAAACAGACTGAAGTACTCCcggggaaaaaaagaggaaaatttgttttcatcctttggctttttttattgtttcctaATTTACTCTTAGTTTTTCCATTATATGACATGGACAATTTCCTCCATGTATCCTCTGTTTAGTTCCTGTTCAGATTACTGAGAATTCTTGACTCTAAGATGAGAAAATGGCACCTTAGAAAagtctgtgggaaaaaaaattccagcactTGCCAGTTTTCAAACAAAACTGCTTACAGGAAACTGATTTAAAGGGAAGCTGCTGGCATATTTCATATGTTGTAGAAAAGACTGACattatttcaaatgcatttgAATACCTTATGCAAAGAAAAGGCCTAAAAGTGTCCTTGAGCAGTACAAGGGTTTTTCATGAGTGCTGTGAATGGGATCCTATATATTATACCATCAGCCACGGGTAGTCCTACGGTCTTTTAATCTCACAAGTGGGTATGGTGGCTCTCTGTATTGCATTCCCCATTTTAGCTGATAGTTTTCACTATTTTATGCAGCAGGTTTGTAAAACATCCGTTCAGTCTGTTAGTTGATGTTTTAGGTTCAAAGAAATTATCTAAAAGACACAAAGCTGTTTAGATGCTAAAGGTGGAGTTAGTTGAAACTGTTGTATCACAAAGGGCTAATTTAAAAGTTAACTCATTCACTATTGATCTCTTAATATTGATTTTCCTGTTTGCTCCTTACTTTTCAcacttctcccttcctctgctttATAAATTGCCTTTGCATTTTAGATTTAACACCAATTAGGAAAAGGTGTTCAGAGATGACAAGCATGTTTTTTACCTTCCATTTAAATAGTTCTTCTGGGTAAAAATCCCTGTGTCACAAGTTCCAACTTTTGCTAcgcatttttctttccatttctgcacTAAGTAAAAGCATTTCTTATGCTTCTGTAGGCTGAACATTAACTTCCAGTAAGCCAGAAGCTCTTTTAAGGAATGAGAAATTGGACATCCAGAAGGAAGTTGCCCAAAATGCCTATTGACATTTTATACCTAAAAATATAATATTGCCATTTTGTAACACACTAGAAATTAAACTGAGCTGTGCATTTGGCTCATTTATGTGAGTCTGGCAGTACAGATCTGAGGTATGATTAAGTCTCACAGAAAATGGGACCATTGAACACAAGCTGCATCTTCAGCCAAAGGTCGCCTGTGTCCATTAAGACGCAGGAAGCATCTGTTTGTGTTATGCATGGCTGTAGTCTGCCTCCAGCCTCCTCCTTTTCTGTAAGTATAAATGCCAGAGAGGACATATAATATGCTTCTGGGGAAAGttcaatgcaaaaaaaataacGAATTGCAACTTGGTATATTCATATAAGTCTAGTTAAGATCCTTGTTAGTGACAACCTGGTGTAGTTTATCTGGAAAAATTCAAAATCTGTGCTGGTGATCATTGCAGCTACTTTGAATTCATAGCAGGGTAATTCAAATCAGAGTTTGGCAAGGTGTATCAGCTTGATATCTCTAAGACTTTCAGGGATTCATGCTCTTTGTTCTTGGAATTCTGAAAGGATTGACTGTAGATAGACAGTATGACTGTCTTCTCAGCTCTGTGATTGGTAATTAATCTCTTTGGTGTTCCCCTCATTTAATAAAATAGTTCATTTGGCAAAATAGATATTTATTATTACAAGAgtgaaaaacagattatttgCAGTTCTGcctaatagaaaaaaaaaccactgctgAAATGGCAtcagaagataaaataatttcccaaaAGTGGCACAGCACTTAATCCACCAAAACTGGAGTTTGACAGTTGGCTTTAGCACAAGAAGTATTAATAGCACATTGCTAATAGTAGTgcaatattaatatattttaatatttgtgtcAACCACTACTACTGTAGACATTTTCCAACAGGTAAAAAATGGTCTAAAGAATATTTACATCACTAATCAAACTCAGTGCAGGGAATGAGAGGGTCTTGTGGGGTGTGTAGGTTCTCTTGGCATAAAGCCTCTTGCATAATCTCTGTTGAGAACTAGCAGTCTCACTAGTCAAGGTAGAAAGAGGATGGGGAAAGCTGTAAAACATACAGGCAGTGTGTGGGAGAAGAATATTGCATGAAGTcgtgatttttcttctgttgagaATGGCACTGGAGGAGATAGGCTATCAAGAGGTACagtaggaaaagagaagaggtCCTTGTATGGGAGGAAATAGGATTCTGTTACTGAGAAGTAACACCTTGCGATTACGTCTTTCTTCAGACACCCCTGTTTTTCCATCCACCccttaaaaacatttcatttttgtttccctgtCACGTTCTTTCCTTTCACTGACTTCATCCTGAGATTCCCCATTTCCAGATGGTGACAGGCTCTGTGGCCCCTCATGCTTGGGCTTTTGCACCTAAACCTTCATCTGGTCTTCTTGACTGAGATGCACTTCAGGTTGGCTGAGCTTTACAGGAGACAAGGGCTGTTTATCTGAGTGTAGAATTGGAGGTGCGTAGGTTGTGAGACTGCAGGCGACTTGTTAAGTCATAAAATACCAACACTAGCTGCCAGTTGATGCTAACTTTATGAACTGTTGGTGATAGTCCCTGTAACCCTCAGCAGGATGTACTGCAAGATTCTCTTGAGCCCTTTCTTTAGATGAGGCAGTATAGGGAGGGATGAACTGTGTTAGCTCTGGGGATGTATAGAGGAGTTGTGcttgtttttcatcttcagCTCTTGCTGccatgaaaacagaattaatatGAAGAAAGGTGTAAAGAGATATGGGACGTTTGTGTTTGTTGTTTAAAGCTAGTGACTGGCATTGGACTGGCAGTGGTGATTCACACCCAGACTTGGACCCTACTTTGCATTTCTATCTTTTTTATTGAGACTGTCAGTCCTTCTGAAATGGAGGTAGCAAAACTTCCAAAGAGCTCAGTGAATGCAGGGAGGGAGGGTAAAACTCTAAGTATTGTGTGTGCTCGGATAATGTTTATTCTATTACAAACATAGGTGAGTAAACATTCTTGCTAACTTGGAAAATTTAAAGTTATAATATGGCTTATAAAACCCCTTCAGAATAAATACGTATATTAGAGATATTTTTGCAGACCCGATCAAGCATCAAGCATGAACTGATACAAGTCACATAGCAGATCCACACTGCAGACACCTGAAAAGCATTTGGCCCTTGTCTGGGTGATCTGTCAAACTACTTATaatgatatatttttttcaccATGCAACACCAAATCTTTCCATTATTTAATGCCCTTCTCTTTAATGTCAGCTGGTCTTCTAAGGAGACTTGTTAAACTCATGTTCTCAATTAtggcattttaatttaataataattcaaTTAAAGGTGTGTTTTTTATGGAGCATCCACGCTACCTTTATTGGTATTATTAGAGTAACCATCATAATAACAAGGagtaattatttaaatgttcaTTAAAATCAAGTGGTGGAGAAGAGAGCAATATTGGTGGAAAGACTGTAGGAACCTGATACATGTCTGTTCCTGAGTGCTACAATAAAAGGTGTACTTTCTTTAAAGCTTGCAAGTTTCTACTTTTCCTGAACTTCTAAAGATGCAGTAAACCAGCATTAAAATTCcttaacatttttattgctgATGTTGTAACTTTGTAAAAGGGAACCAGAAACATTATCTGGAAAATACTGCTAGAGGTAAAGAATTGCGGTGGTTATATGGACCTGACTGCAGGTCCTCATCGCAGTCCTGGCAGGGGTTATGGGTGGGTGTTTAAAATCAGACAGAGTTCATTCCCTGTTAACAGCTAATGGAATTACTCAGGCATGCTGAGGGGAGGATTCATAAGGCAGTGGATGTCACTGTAGCtcagcagaaaataatgaattctCAACAGTTCTTATCTCACACTGATTATTGTTTGATGGTATCCAGAATAACTGAGGATATTTTGAGGGAAATTTTTATCTCCAGGGTAAAGGCGCTCAGCATTCAGGGTATATAGAAAGTTATGTACCAACTGGGCAAGGAAGATCTGCGTATCGCTAAATGATACAAGTCAGACTGCAGGGGACAGATAAGTCAGGGATTCAGGCTCACTGGTGCAGCGGGGTGGATGTCTATAGACCCAGCCTAGTCTTGTTCTGACCTGTGTTTTCTCACTGTCCTCTGTAAGGGCAAAATTTGGGAGGCAGGTTCTGAATCCAGCTTTGTTTAGCGCTGttcatgaaagagaaaaaggctcATTATTGCTTTGACATTTTGAATGGAACATAATCTGTCAGGCACTAATGGAGGGaacacattttaatatttctggaAAGGACCATCTTTTGTCATAATATGCAGAAAAGGCAAGAATGTTCAATAAGTTCATAGTTTATAATTACCTGCTTTGGGAGAAGACACTAGAGAGATTTTTAATCTCCAGATAAAAATATAGCAAGATCTAATGGTTGGGAACTGGACTCAGCAATTCGAATCGGAAAgaagacagcttttttttcatactgaaaaTAGTCAACATGGCCACAGACTACTCCAGTACAAAGTGAATTCTCCTTCAACATTTCCAAATCAAATTGGGAGAAAAGGGTGCTAAAAGACGTGAAGTGGTTCAGCTGCAAATCCCTGGGTTGGATGATAACTGTGAGGTGCAGACTaacttctttcctgtgttttgcaCTTACATCTGGGTAGGACAATATATTAAGACCTGAAATTGCAGGAAGAAAGATTTAGATTAGGCACATGGGAAGTCTTAATGACAgtaaaggagagaaagaatgaGGTAGACTTTAAAAAGGTTGTAGACTCTCTATTTGGTGGCCTTTGAAGCAGGATATTGGAGCAGCTGGCATAGATATGAATACATTCATAGATATggacatgtagtgacaggacaaagagggaactaaaagagagtaggtttagatcaaatattaggaaaaaatctttACTATGAGGttggtgaggcacaggaacagatTACCCAGAGAAGTTACGGACatcccatgcctggaagtgttcaaggctaggCTGGATGGAagtctgagcaacctggtctagtgaagtgtccctgcccatgtcaggagggctggaacaagatgaactttaaggttccttccaacccaaagcatgACTCTATGATCCTTTGGGTCAGGAATTGGATGAGGTCGAACCTTAGGGTTTATCCCAGTCCTCTCATTCTTTAATTTCACAATCCCTCCTGAATACCTGTGTCTTAGTAGGATTCAGCCCTAAAAACCTCTATCATGTCTGAACTGGCAGTATGTGTTTGGCTTTACTGCAGCCTGGAAGCTACAATTGATTGCTCAGGAGTTGTGACCTAGATGTCTCATCTCTGTACATACAACACATCTACCAACTACTGTAAAGATAAAGAATTATACCTCAGCTGCTTGCCCTGAAATTCATGCCTAGTTACAGACTGTGGGATTGAAACCATGTGCAATTCATCCAACAGTATTAATGAAGTCTTGGCTTGTGTTTGACTCTAAGCACATGAATAATTTCATCACTATCCAACAGAGCACTTCAGCCTATGCTTAAGTTTCACTGATGTTGATTACTCACATGCTCAAAGTCAAGCACATGCTAAAGTGATAAAGACTGCATATGGCAAAGACTATATAGCTAGTTGTCATAAAGTGAGTATTTAGACAGACTTCAGTGCAGGTGGCAAGGGATTAAGATAGCCATATATCAAAAGTAGCCTTATAACAAAGACTTTTATAGTGTAGGTTCATTATTAAATATAAGGATCATTCTTGAGGAATACATGGCTGTTTCTGGgcatgtttaaaatatttagcaagtttttgaacagaaaaatatttggagtgAATCTTCAAAGactttttgacatttttctgttcttaaaagTGAACATCTACACTGCTCAGGGCAACTTTTAGGCAAGATAACCATGAAGTGATAATatggtaattaatttttttttctatttttttttttaacagggaGTCTGGGGAGAGTCTTTTAGggctgtgaaaaaaatcagtcagaGATTGGTAGCCAGGTAGCCTGCAGTCAATTTTGCTGTTGTGTTGGGGTCTCCTGAAGAGGAGTGCTAAGGAACATAAaagttaaacaaaacaaaaaagggagagaaCACTTATGACTGCTAGCTTATAAATCTTAGATCACTAATAGCactaattttgtcttttttaaagaaaactaaaaaggaGGGGACTTACTTCCTCTTTTGAACTTCATGGAGGTGAAATTTtggagaacaaaacaaaccaaaacatctTAGTTCCATGTAACATGTAGTAGCAAGCATCCCGCCAGCTGCCATTTTGAGGGTAATTTTTTAATCAGCCATTTCAGTTTTAGGTTGGCCTTGATCCTCAGCCTGCCcaggaatttttcttcttacGTATGTGCCTTTTCTGAAGTAAACATGTTGCTGTTGTTGTCGCTTAAtacacagctgctttctttctcctgtcAGTTCTTGAGCTAAGCAAAGAGAATGCATGTACATAGACAGGCACTCAGACACTTtattttctgagagaaaaaaactccacaacAAAAAAGAGTGCATGCTGtgactttaaaaatgaaagaattgaaCAGCTGTGGGTAATAAATCGATTAATTAGAGTGGATAAAGTGAAGGTGAAGGGTGCAGAGCACTCTTTAATTTGAAGATATATGACCTTGTAAGATGCTGCACTTCATTTGCTATTAGATCACACTTCTTAAGGGGCTTTATTAAAATCTATTCTAGGGTGAGCTGAGGTAAAACATATTgtttaaaaaagcttttgacAGAGTATGTTATATACTTTAGTCTGCTTCAGTGATTTCTGTCACTTTTTATACTACGCATGTTGCTGTGCAAGAAAAGTTAAAGGTCTAGACATTTTCATCATATTTCtgtaagaaacagaaatttaaatatttgaagtaaTAATGGGAGCAtttactgctgcttttgctgcaaaGCTGACATAAAACTTCCTAACTGCCTCAGTGCTGAGTAGATTTTTAAGGGATAATGTATCAGTTTCTTTCCATGTTTGTATGTGGTTTTTATTAATGTCAATAGCAGTTATGGGCACTTTTTCCAAGCCAAGTGCAGTTCccaaacttgtttttttttttccaatagcGACTGTTAGAGATTAATCAAACCAACTGTGTCTGGCCCATGCAGACACAGAGTGTGGGGCCCGGGCACAGGGGCCACTTCAGCCAGGCAGTAATGCCCACTGTATTGTATACATTTTTTACTGGCTGTGAAGAGATGGCTTCATTGAAATCGGGGTTCCAAGCTGCTATTCACAGCAATAGCCCTACTAAATCAATAACtgagtgaggagctgcagcacattTATCACCTACCTTTGTAAATAAATCTCAATCTGATACATGCTTTTTCCTTTATGCTGTTATGGATGTATATTGGGTGAAAAGATTAGATAAGCTGACAGGCTGATAGGTAGGCAGATAATCTTCTAGCCTCCTTGTCTAAGGTTTTGTAGGTTTTGTTAGCAGCAGTCATTCCTGCAACAGCCAGAAGAGGGGAATTCAGTCAGCTTCTCTTGATGTGCCCAAGtgtaaatttttttgtgtgtgtgcgcTATGAGTCATTCCTCTTTACAAGGTAGTTTCAATAATATGGTTCCGTTCACCTtataaactttctttttcaagcTCATGCAACAGGGTTTTGGGAATGGCAGCCCCCCTGTGTAGAAAGCGTCTGTTAGTTCAGCTTTGGATTTGAGCTCCTGTGGAGGGGCTGAATCAGGCATTGCTTAGGTCCTTGTTCCATCATGGGTCAGGCAGGAAGCTTGGTTCAGGTATAGAACTTTCAGGAAGTTTAGTGCCTTTAGGTTCAGTGGGGCCATTGCTAGAGAAAATACGTGCTatcataaacaaacaaacaagcaagaaattaattttagattttcCAAAATGGGCAGGTTTCTTTCACAAAACATCCCcctcatttaaaaacaaacaacaaaacaaatcccGCATCATGATTTTCAAGTTGACACATATTTATGAATTTATCAGAGTCTTGCAGAGGCattgaaaaaaggaaggagggCAAGGAGGGAAGTGCTTTTTGCAGATAGCACATAGTTTATGTTGTGCCCAGGACCGGAATTTTCTAGCTAGCAAAATTATGACTGTGATGCAGACTTGTCCACACCTGTCCTTTATGTAAAGCTGAATCAAGGTTAAAGGAATGCTTTCCACCTTTATGCAGTCGTTCAAAGAGGctagaaaagcaaacagaacaaTGTTTTTGGCTCTGGTGAGCATTTCTGCATTGgagggcaggctcaggctcaGAAATTCTTGGGACCCAGTTCAAGCACGGCCCGACATTTGTTACTGTTAATTGCAACTGTGCTGTCGGCTTTGATTACCGGATGTTTCATTTGAGTGGCTTCTTGGTGTTTTGGCAAAAAGAACGTCAGAGTGGTTTATGCAAGGGTATGTTTTCCAAGCTCCTGTTGACTTGAATAGGACTTTTGTGGCTAAATATCTacatagtattttaaaaatggaagggCTGGCATGACTTAACCATGTATAAATTAAATTCAGCAAGATCTCAGGGGACTGCTGCATGAAGTATATAAAATGAAAGAGTGAAAATGACACTGAAGGTCCTTACAGGTGCCTTGTAAAACCTACCACACTgcatttttcttggtttttgtcAGTAGTCATAAATCCCTTGAAACAAATTCCTTTTTGTGGAATAAACATATGAAAGGATTTGGATGCTTATACGTCATAAAGGAaggttttatttgcaaattagAGGATGTAAACCTATATAACACAAATACGTACATGTGATATTTGTCATACATACTAAGTGAATAAGTGTGGTGAGTAAATGTGCTGTTCAACAATTTATATCAGTCAATACGTTGCAATTAAATCCTTATTTCAGAAATGCCAAGGAGGAAATGTGTTAGCAAAATAAAGTGAATGCCAACTCTATTTAAATGTTCTctgctgtattattttttaagtgttctttctgttttttcttttataggtAAAGATGAGCCTTCAAGCTATATTTGCACAACATGCAAGCAGCCTTTTAATAGCGCTTGGTTCTTGCTTCAGCATGCCCAGAACACACATGGATTCCGCATCTACCTGGAAACAAGCCCTTCAAACAGTTCCCTTACTCCACGCATCaccatccctcctcctctgggACCGGAGACTGTTGCACAGTCCCCGCTGATGAATTTTCTTGGAGACAACAACCCTTTCAACCTTTTGCGCATGACAGGACCCATCTTGCGTGAACATCCTGGCTTTGGTGAGGGTCGGCTCCCAAACACGCCTCCACTGTTCAGCCCACCGCCTCGTCATCATCTGGATCCACATCGCCTTAGTGCCGAAGAAATGGGGTTAGTTGCCCAGCATCCCAGTGCCTTTGACAGAGTTATGCGTTTAAACCCCATGGCAATTGAGTCCCCAGCGATGGATTTCTCCAGAAGGCTTCGAGAGCTGGCAGGAAACAGTTCCACCCCTCCGCCAGTCTCACCCAGTCGCACCAACCCTATGCATCGTCTGTTGAATCCTTTTCAGCCGAGTCCTAAATCACCTTTTTTGAGCACCCCGCCACTGCCCCCCATGCCCCCCAGCAGCACTACGCCTCCCCAGCCTCAGGCCAAGAGCAAGTCCTGTGAATTTTGTGGGAAAACATTCAAGTTCCAGAGTAACCTTATCGTGCACCGGCGCAGTCACACAGGAGAAAAGCCCTACAAGTGTCAGCTCTGTGACCATGCTTGCTCCCAGGCCAGCAAGCTAAAACGCCACATGAAAACGCATATGCATAAAGCTGGCTCCATGACGGGCAGGTCAGATGATGGACTGTCTACCACTAGTTCCCCTGAGCCAGGCACGAGCGAGCTCACTGGAGAGGGACTGAAATCCAGTGAGGCAGATTTCAGGAATGAGAGCGATCCTTCCCTGGGCCATGACaatgaagaggaggaagaggaggaggaggaggaagaggagcttGAGAATGAGAGCCGGCCAGAGTCGAGCTTCAGTATGGACTCAGAGCTGAGTCGTAACCGAGAAAACGGCTCCAAGTCGCTGCCAGACGAGAAATCCCTCGTCCTGGGAAAAGTCATTGAGAATGTAAGTCTAGGTGCCATTCAGCAATATAACGACATGTtagctgaaaaacagaagaggagTAGCTTCATGAAAAGGTCCTCTGACCAGCGAGACTTGTGTCCTCGAGACCTCTGTCAGAGAGATCCGGGTGACGAAGACTCAGTGGTAGGAGAGCTGGACCGCACTGAGGAAGGTACAGTCAATGGAAGAAACTTTGGCCCGGGTGAACCCTTCCCAAACTTGTTCCCCCGCAAGCCAACACCTATCACGAGCCCCAGTTTAAACAATTCCTCTAAAAGAATAAAGGTAGAGAAAGATTTGGACTTGCCACCAGCAACGATAATACCTTCTGAAAACGTTTACTCCCAGTGGCTGGTAGGGTATGCAGCATCGCGGCACTTCATGAAGGATCCGTTCCTCGGATTCACAGACTCCCGACAATCCCCCTTCGCGACCTCTTCCGAGCACTCATC encodes:
- the BCL11B gene encoding B-cell lymphoma/leukemia 11B isoform X1: MSRRKQGNPQHLSQREIITPEADHVEPALADEDESLAIADPGGISIAAGGTDPDLLTCGQCQMNFPLGDILVFIEHKRKQCNGTGGVCYEKSMDKSSPPPSSRAELRKVSEPVEIGIQVTPDEEDRLLTPTKGICPKQENIAGPSRPANLPGAPIAASSHPHTSVITSPLRALASLPPCLSLPCCGARAVSVGGTQTEIQTETSGTFGCHCQLSGKDEPSSYICTTCKQPFNSAWFLLQHAQNTHGFRIYLETSPSNSSLTPRITIPPPLGPETVAQSPLMNFLGDNNPFNLLRMTGPILREHPGFGEGRLPNTPPLFSPPPRHHLDPHRLSAEEMGLVAQHPSAFDRVMRLNPMAIESPAMDFSRRLRELAGNSSTPPPVSPSRTNPMHRLLNPFQPSPKSPFLSTPPLPPMPPSSTTPPQPQAKSKSCEFCGKTFKFQSNLIVHRRSHTGEKPYKCQLCDHACSQASKLKRHMKTHMHKAGSMTGRSDDGLSTTSSPEPGTSELTGEGLKSSEADFRNESDPSLGHDNEEEEEEEEEEEELENESRPESSFSMDSELSRNRENGSKSLPDEKSLVLGKVIENVSLGAIQQYNDMLAEKQKRSSFMKRSSDQRDLCPRDLCQRDPGDEDSVVGELDRTEEGTVNGRNFGPGEPFPNLFPRKPTPITSPSLNNSSKRIKVEKDLDLPPATIIPSENVYSQWLVGYAASRHFMKDPFLGFTDSRQSPFATSSEHSSENGSLRFSTPPGDMLDGGLSGRSGTASGGSTPHISGPGPGRPSSKEGRRSDTCEYCGKVFKNCSNLTVHRRSHTGERPYKCELCNYACAQSSKLTRHMKTHGQIGKEVYRCDICQMPFSVYSTLEKHMKKWHGEHLLTNDVKIEQAERS
- the BCL11B gene encoding B-cell lymphoma/leukemia 11B isoform X2; translation: MSRRKQGNPQHLSQREIITQADHVEPALADEDESLAIADPGGISIAAGGTDPDLLTCGQCQMNFPLGDILVFIEHKRKQCNGTGGVCYEKSMDKSSPPPSSRAELRKVSEPVEIGIQVTPDEEDRLLTPTKGICPKQENIAGPSRPANLPGAPIAASSHPHTSVITSPLRALASLPPCLSLPCCGARAVSVGGTQTEIQTETSGTFGCHCQLSGKDEPSSYICTTCKQPFNSAWFLLQHAQNTHGFRIYLETSPSNSSLTPRITIPPPLGPETVAQSPLMNFLGDNNPFNLLRMTGPILREHPGFGEGRLPNTPPLFSPPPRHHLDPHRLSAEEMGLVAQHPSAFDRVMRLNPMAIESPAMDFSRRLRELAGNSSTPPPVSPSRTNPMHRLLNPFQPSPKSPFLSTPPLPPMPPSSTTPPQPQAKSKSCEFCGKTFKFQSNLIVHRRSHTGEKPYKCQLCDHACSQASKLKRHMKTHMHKAGSMTGRSDDGLSTTSSPEPGTSELTGEGLKSSEADFRNESDPSLGHDNEEEEEEEEEEEELENESRPESSFSMDSELSRNRENGSKSLPDEKSLVLGKVIENVSLGAIQQYNDMLAEKQKRSSFMKRSSDQRDLCPRDLCQRDPGDEDSVVGELDRTEEGTVNGRNFGPGEPFPNLFPRKPTPITSPSLNNSSKRIKVEKDLDLPPATIIPSENVYSQWLVGYAASRHFMKDPFLGFTDSRQSPFATSSEHSSENGSLRFSTPPGDMLDGGLSGRSGTASGGSTPHISGPGPGRPSSKEGRRSDTCEYCGKVFKNCSNLTVHRRSHTGERPYKCELCNYACAQSSKLTRHMKTHGQIGKEVYRCDICQMPFSVYSTLEKHMKKWHGEHLLTNDVKIEQAERS